Genomic DNA from Bifidobacterium sp. ESL0769:
GTCGAGGCCAAGCATCAGATTGCCATTGAGGGCTGATTTGCCGATAGGTCGTTTTGACCGATAAAACGCGCAGGCCGTTTGGTTGGGAATACCAATCAGACGGCCTTTTCGTTTTGTGTAAATGGGGGAAATAGCTATATGTGCTGAGGGCGGTCAATTCGGCGATTGTGAGATGCTTATGCCAATTGTTACTTCTTTGGCGTCCTGTTTCTTGCATTTGCGTCACGAAATGCAAGAAATGCGTCGCTGGGATTGTTTTCATCGTCCCATTTCTTGCATATGGTTACGAAAAGTAAGAAATGGGACGCCGGACCCACCTTACGTGGTGGCAACCAACCTCCGGTTCCGTTTTCGCCCCTGAATTTTCCTGTATTACTTCGTGATCTTCTCGTATTCGGGAAGGCCCATATAGTTGAAATCGACCTTGACGTTTTTGGTGCTGCCGGCGGCCACGTTCGCGTACCACAAAGGAATCACTGGCAAGTCGCGCAGCAGCGTCTCTTCGGCCTGCTGATAAGTTGAAATCGAGTCTGACAGCGAAGGTTGCGCTGCCGCCTTGTCGATCAAAGAGTCGAATTCCGCACTCCTGTAATCGCCGTTGTTGAGCCCCTTCCCGTCAGCCGCCGAAGAATCGTAGGCCTGCACAAGGTAGCCTTCCGGATGCGGGTAATCCGATTGCAGCCCTTGCACGAAAGCCGCGTTGATGGTCCGGTTGTGCACCGCCCCGCTGAATTCCTTCTGCGTGGGCAGCGCATAAGGTGCGGCGTCAATCGAAAGCGAGTTCTTGATCGAGTTGACGATGGCCTCCACCCAGGGCTTGAACCCGCTGTCGGCGCTGTAGGCCAGACGGAACTGCCCGTCGAAGGGAGCAATGGCATCGGCCTTTTTCCACAGTTCCCGCGCCTTCTTCGGGTTGTAGCCGATGACGTCGGCGCCGACGAGTTTGGTGGAGTAGCCCGCAATGGTGGGGGCTGTGAAGTCCGTGGCCATCTTGGCCGTGCCGTGCAGCACTTTGGTGGTGATGTCTTTGCGGTCGATGGAAAGCGAAATCGCCTCGCGCCGCAAGCGGCCTTCCTCGCCGCTGAAATGCTTGAGATTCTGGGGGATGGTGAAGGATTTGAAGGCCGGACCGGGCTTGACGTAAGGGGTGACGTCCTTGTCCGAACGGAACGTGGTCAGCGCCGAGTTGGGGATGGCGTCGAGCACGTCGAGATTGCCGCCTTCGAGATCCGAATACGCCGAATCGACGTTCGTGTAAAGCTTGAAGGTAAGCCCTGAATTTGCTGGTTTGCGAGGGCCTTTGTAGGTCTTGCTCGGTGTCAGCCGTATCTCCCGGTCGTGGGTCCAGGATGTGAGTTTGTATGGCCCGTTGCCCACTGGATGCTCACCGAACGCCTTGATATCGGCGAATGCGCTCGAAGGCATTGGCAGGAACGCCACATCGCCGACCTTGTAGTTGAACGACGAATCGTGGCCGTTGATATCGACCTTGAGCGTGTTGTCGTCCACGGCGTGCAGACCGGA
This window encodes:
- a CDS encoding ABC transporter substrate-binding protein yields the protein MSTRNTINTAIAGLALTLSVSMALAGCGGSTGGTRQGDASSTGSASQQPVVVNNVEPAVGLVPSNTDDTAGWKVVTQLFEGLVTFGKDGKLVNAGAQSITSNADASQYTITLKPGLTFSNGERITAETYAKSWSFAANAANGMMGASIFSTIAGYDALQNEKGDPKAQLSGLHAVDDNTLKVDINGHDSSFNYKVGDVAFLPMPSSAFADIKAFGEHPVGNGPYKLTSWTHDREIRLTPSKTYKGPRKPANSGLTFKLYTNVDSAYSDLEGGNLDVLDAIPNSALTTFRSDKDVTPYVKPGPAFKSFTIPQNLKHFSGEEGRLRREAISLSIDRKDITTKVLHGTAKMATDFTAPTIAGYSTKLVGADVIGYNPKKARELWKKADAIAPFDGQFRLAYSADSGFKPWVEAIVNSIKNSLSIDAAPYALPTQKEFSGAVHNRTINAAFVQGLQSDYPHPEGYLVQAYDSSAADGKGLNNGDYRSAEFDSLIDKAAAQPSLSDSISTYQQAEETLLRDLPVIPLWYANVAAGSTKNVKVDFNYMGLPEYEKITK